The Gossypium hirsutum isolate 1008001.06 chromosome D07, Gossypium_hirsutum_v2.1, whole genome shotgun sequence genome includes the window AAGCTTGGCCGAACTTTAAAGCCCTAAAAATGGTGTTTTTTATCTTCAATTTTCGGTGGAGAAGACAACTAGAGAAGACGGtatcaattttgttttattttagtttaatattatttattaacttaccattttacccttagttattaacttataaattaacaaaatcctacccataattgtccactaactttaagaatggtataattactatcgAGATCCTTTAGATTTCCTTTCTATAGCCATTTATCCCTTTTAAACTAATAGATACTCACTTTTGCAACCTTTAcgaattagtcctttttacctaattaatcatttaaatttcaaaatttctaaaggaaattttaatacaaccttaatataatcctgtagacattaaattaataataaaataacaactCACTCGtggaattgtggtcccgaaatcacttttttcgataccactgaaaaCAAGCTGTTACAATAGGACATGAATCAATTGGTGGCCATAATTAGCGCATATACCACTTCTCGTAacatgttgaaaattttgaattctcGCTCGTCTCCTGTTGAAATTGTTGTGTGTTAGCAGCAAGTGATTCAACAATTTCTTTAAGAGACATACTTGAACTAGAGGACGATGGTTGCATCAAAGCATGCGCCCTCGACCCAATGTCAAAAAACCAATCTCTCATTACATGTTCCATAATTAAGAGACAACTCGTTTGAAATTACTTCCCTAATTAATAAATAACCCTATAACTCAGTTCCCAAGATTTTACTTATCAACATAATTAAGAATGAATCATTAAGAATGAAAGAGATCAAATTCTAACCAACAAACTCACCTCAACGGGGTTCATTTAAGCTAGATCGCACAtccacacaaaataaacataaaccatgacaaaaaaaattatgcaatTCGTCACTAGTATTAGAATAAATTAAACCATTACGGATTTAACTATTCTAATTGACAAGGCAGCCATTCTAAGTTATCAAACACTAGTCATATATTCAATAAGCCCGAAAAGTTGTAATTAAAATAGAAGATGCATGAATAGAAAAGAACAAAGAAGAATTAAAACGCAAATAAGTCTCAGGAATTTATTAAATCAAGCTTCAATTAAATCTTTGACTAGAAAAGAGGGTTTAGAAtcctataaaataaagaaaacaaaaagaaattaaaagtggCTATGACTCTACCCTCAGTTTTAATCTAATAGTGTCTATTTATaggataaaattaatataatggaTAAAATACAATGTGCCCTTAATTAAGTAAAGCAgaatttttctagatttttcgGCAAGTTTCATGTTAAACTTCCAAGCAGTTTTTGAATGTCCTCCTGACATTTTTGGGTTTCATCCGTGAAATAACTTTAGCTAAATATTTCAATTTCCTTTGAATCAATATATTATGGACCAAAACGTAtgtctgtagctcaagttatgatcaaaatactaaaattatgttttgttgaaaattcAAATCACAAAAACTTGCCAAAAATAAACTTTACGCACATTTTTCTCCTGTTATTCcctaaatcaataataaataaaatataagtataaataatataattaagaacaTAAATAACGTAATTCAATAGGagaaatatcaaattataatgGAAAGAAAAGATTTAGATGCATGCCATGTAAGTATAAAAGTTGAGAtatcaatttatataaataaattaaagtataaagattaaattttgatattagtataaggattaaaactaatatttaatcattactataaaatctcaaagaaaaagtaaaaggatCATAGTTTAAATTTAACCATTGTTTTAAATAATATAGATACCCTTTTACATATAGTATTGTGGGCTGAAAAAAATGTATAGATTGTATAGACTTAGGGGTGTTTGGTAAACATAATTTTGGGCCTTTTTAGTTGATTTGGACATAAATGAAGGATTGGATAATTAAATTCTTTAATTGTAGTGTTTGGTGAATCTAATTGTAGTGTTTGGTGAATAGAGGTTTGCAAGAACTTGTTGAGTTAAAATCTCCAAAACAAAAAACTTTGGGATGGTCAACTTTTTTCAACAGCTGATTGAGAATACCTCAATTTGCCACATGCGCTCAAACCTAATAGAGATGTCAAGATATCAGTAGCTTCAAttctctcatttttatttttaccttCAAAGTCCATagtaaatctcaaaaaaaaaaccaCCGTGAATATACAAAAATCAACATTGCCGCGGGAAATTTTCAATTGAGCCCATTCATCTTTGAATATTTATGTACTCTTAATTGATTTTCAATTTACTTGtgtaaaataatttcttatacaactttatattaattgaaatatgttaCTTGACAAATTTATTTAGAATGTGACATAATAATCACTAATTTACGTACTAAGAACacgacataattatcactaaaaatatagtttacaattatattgaCACTagtaatatttatcaatttccaccatattaatatttgcaaataagtaagaaaaatttaaaaatattcactaattaatttccataatggATGTTTTAATTCTTTGGaaataatgttttatttcaataatttcacccaataaagactaacaataaaataagtcatgcccttatttatcattttacacaTATCAACTATAGCCAATTGCTGACTTAATATGTTCTAATTTTGTAAAGAGGTGTTTTTTACTTAATGGCTCCACCAGAATTTGCTCAGCCGAAAAAGTAAATTTGACAATACGCATAAGtaaaaaaatcgaataaaatttgaaattccaGGGAAACAAACAGGAACAAAAGAAGCAACAATAGAAAGTAGTGAGGATAAGGGATCAAAGTTGCGCACTGCGACGGAAACATCAATTTGTATACAGAGGAAACCATACATAGTGCAGTTCCTGTCCTCACAAAAACTAGTTTGGAGACATTAAAAACAACAACATacattgatttgttttttttaaaattagaattacATTATTATAGCATTGCATCATCGAGACAAGGGAACTAATTTATTCCTCTTTCAACTGATTCGATCCAATCATCTTCCAGGCCCTTGCTCCCTGCATTATTTGCATAGTAGAGATGGTAAATTTGGGTAACTAGAGATATCCTCTTTCCTTGCAGCACTGAATGGCTCCATCAAACATTTCCTCCACCCCACAATTAAAATCGAAACCTGTGTCCAACAGTTTCTTTGATGACACACCAGGCCATTTCATACCTTTGATTTCTCCCAAGGATCTGCAATCACAACAACAAGTTAGAGGATGACTCTGCTGTCACTCCATGGTTTTTATGGTTTTATAATGTAAGTTGGGAGAAAGATGCAGAGGCACTCACTCTGGTGATGGAATTGGGAACTCTGGGTACTTGCCACCAAGAAATTCAGACAACTTCTCAAGGCTTATGGTGTCGGAAGAACAATTGTATCTTCCTTTTGCTTCTGGATATTCAAGCAGGAATATATGTGCCCTTGCCAAGTCATCAACATGCACCATCGATGCATTCAGAAGGAGACTATATTCAGATTGGTTCCCTGTACACATTATTCAGCTTCCTCGTCTTAGTGCACTGCACTTTCTCAGTATAAAACCGTGTATCTTCAATCATTATCATCAAAGTAATGACTTCAGAATGATAGTTAAACAAGAAATGAGGTTATTGCTGCAGTTGAAATCTTTGAAGCAAATTAAAAAGTCTATATAGGGATGGAAGAACTAGCAAGCTTGTACCTAGGACCAGAGCCAATGACGAGCGCACTGAGCCAGGGAACTTGGGGCATATGAAAGGACCAACAACCAAACTAGGAATCACTGTCACCACATCCAATCCATGTTGTGTACCAAATTCAAGGGCCGCCCTTTCTGTCAATGTCTTGGAAATCATGTAAGAACGCATGAATGGGCTTAAATTTTCCCTAACGAAGTCCACATCAGTCCAAAAACTCTCATCCACCACCTCCACATCCTGCCCGTTGAACATAACAGTGGACGCACTTGAAGTATACACAACTCTCTTCACTGTTTTCGACTTCAAGCATGCCTTCAAGATGCCTAGTGCTCCGCTTATTGACCTCTCAGTTACTGCCTCAGATTCTTTGTTTTCAAAATCGACAGGAGTTGCGACATGAAATACTCCCTTGCATCCCTCGATGGCTGCATTGTAACTCGCCGGATCACTAAGATCTGCACTCATgattttcagcttttcggctgcTCCTGGTAAACTGGTGAGAAAACTAAGGTCTCTTTTGTTTTCTGGCCACATGTCAGACCACTCTTTAGAAAGACAACTAAACATTCACAAACCatcaaaagaagagaaaagagggGTGTGCGGATTCATTTTTTTCTGCAAAGCTCCAACAGGAAAGTGGGGGTAAATCATGTACATTTGCTCAAAGtattaatgttttgaaatttgtatatttaaATGGATTTGCTTATAAATTGTGATGGTTCAAAAGAAAAAGTGTTCCTTGTTATTTTGAGTAAATTAAGTAGTGTTACCTGGATCAGCCCTAACAGTGGTGCGAACAGCATAACCCTCCTGAAGAAGGCTCTTGATGAGCCATGAAGCTACGAACCCAGTACCTCCAGTCACACACACTGTTCCTTTATCTCCTTCCATTTCTCTCTACTCTATTAGAGTATTttgcataaaaaatataattaagaaaCGGCTTTacattaacatatatataatcttGAGCTTTTCCTCGATATTTACAAAAATTCTTGGATGACTCTGTTGTCTGTCATTTTCGATGTGCAACCACCCGTGTGGTGTCAGTTTAAAGCAAGGATGAGTATTCATTGAAATATCTCCATCAACATCTTATTCTTACTGACAAATTGCATTTTCCACAATGGTTTTGCTTTTTTCCTGAAAGTTCACTGCCAATGTTGGAGAAATGGTGTCAGTTTAAAGCAAGGATGAGTATTCATTGAAATATCTCCATCAACATCTTATTCTTACTGACAAATTGCATTTTCCACAATGGTTTTGCTTTTTTCCTGAAAGTTCACTGCCAATGTTGGAGAAACGTATATTTTGACCCTGAATTGGTTAATGCGTGTGGAAGGACTTCAGTATTTTGCATGCTTACGGTACTGAAAATCATTACTCTTTATGGTTGGTGAAATTTATTGTTTTCTGTTGGTATTGCAAAATATGAACCTAAATTTGAACAGGGTTCTTCACATTTTAGCAATCAGATGCAATTAAAACTAAAATCTGGGAAATTTTAGATGGTTACCGAGGATAGGATTCCTTGGCAAACGTTTTTTAGTATGGTAACTTGGCATATGCGGaagaatagattttttttttgttttttttgtttttatatttcaaGGAGTATCTTGGAACACGGCGGAAATTATTAAGGTGTAGGTAAGCTAGGCAAAATAGTACATAGTAGCGTTAATCGGGACCTATCTAGTGATCGTAGATTAGAAttacagcacgtttggttcgctgtattggaatataggcgtaatagcaaatcaattgtttggttgaatgtaatagaatagaggcgtaatagtattcttgtgtttggttgaatggaatagaggtgtaatagcataatagaaaaaactaaaatgactagaatacccttagcataaatttgtttgggtaaatgattcttgttatttgttatttaaattttaataagattattaatatcaataataaataatttaatcatatttaaacataattattattaaatatattataattaaaatatataatttaataaaatacttaataatcaatattcttatatgaatttactcaaaccataatatatgatactataaactataatttaacataattattattaaatatattataattaaaatatataatataaaaaaattcttaataactaatattcttatatgaatttactcaaatcataatatatgatactataaaagataatttaacataattattattaaatatattttaattaaaatatataatttaataaaattcttaataatcaatattcttatatgaatttactaaaatcataatatatgatactataaaatataatttgaaataattaatattaaatatgttttaattaaaatatatgatttaataaaatttaaaataattataactaataaattttcttatatgaatttgtataatttaaaataattattatttcatataatttaataataatatataatttcataaaattcttgataataaattttcttatatgaatttatataatttaaaataattaatattaaatataatttaataatgatatataatttcataaaattcttgataataaattttcttatatgaatttatataatttaaaataattaatattaaatataatttaataatgatatataatttcataaaattcttga containing:
- the LOC107954578 gene encoding vestitone reductase isoform X1, encoding MEGDKGTVCVTGGTGFVASWLIKSLLQEGYAVRTTVRADPENKRDLSFLTSLPGAAEKLKIMSADLSDPASYNAAIEGCKGVFHVATPVDFENKESEAVTERSISGALGILKACLKSKTVKRVVYTSSASTVMFNGQDVEVVDESFWTDVDFVRENLSPFMRSYMISKTLTERAALEFGTQHGLDVVTVIPSLVVGPFICPKFPGSVRSSLALVLGNQSEYSLLLNASMVHVDDLARAHIFLLEYPEAKGRYNCSSDTISLEKLSEFLGGKYPEFPIPSPESLGEIKGMKWPGVSSKKLLDTGFDFNCGVEEMFDGAIQCCKERGYL
- the LOC107954578 gene encoding vestitone reductase isoform X2, with translation MFSCLSKEWSDMWPENKRDLSFLTSLPGAAEKLKIMSADLSDPASYNAAIEGCKGVFHVATPVDFENKESEAVTERSISGALGILKACLKSKTVKRVVYTSSASTVMFNGQDVEVVDESFWTDVDFVRENLSPFMRSYMISKTLTERAALEFGTQHGLDVVTVIPSLVVGPFICPKFPGSVRSSLALVLGNQSEYSLLLNASMVHVDDLARAHIFLLEYPEAKGRYNCSSDTISLEKLSEFLGGKYPEFPIPSPESLGEIKGMKWPGVSSKKLLDTGFDFNCGVEEMFDGAIQCCKERGYL